One Pygocentrus nattereri isolate fPygNat1 chromosome 12, fPygNat1.pri, whole genome shotgun sequence DNA window includes the following coding sequences:
- the soul5l gene encoding heme-binding protein 2 produces the protein MFLLSAFVSLVLLVVAESSIRPSNSSYCTESKECLQFDLVCRTEEYEVRHYSPTRWVSTDAEAYFMGVGAAMAFRRLYQYITGANEAGVEIEMTAPVLVKVPEETQMWEPAIYTLSFLLPSAFQHNPPTPTSDKLYFTDMPQMNVYVRSYGGWMLSITSRLHAHLLTKELNRVGTNYNHTHHYAVGYDSPLKLLNRHNEVWYVAEDEPVCSGATQKPSQNLTATDKANDAAFTASDKTSTATNTDPSIASNATPTATSPATNPDTSPATTTAAHPATITAASRAPTTATSDMTVTSAA, from the exons AT gttTCTTCTCTCTGCCTTCGTGTCATTGGTTCTGCTGGTGGTGGCTGAAAGCAGCATCAG GCCGAGTAACTCGAGCTACTGCACCGAGTCTAAAGAATGCCTGCAGTTTGATCTGGTCTGCAGGACGGAGGAGTATGAG GTGCGTCATTACTCTCCTACCCGCTGGGTTTCAACTGATGCTGAAGCTTATTTTATGGGTGTGGGAGCAGCCATGGCCTTCAGACGCCTCTACCAGTATATTACTGGGGCTAATGAAGcag GTGTTGAGATAGAGATGACCGCTCCAGTCCTGGTTAAAGTTCCAGAGGAGACTCAGATGTGGGAGCCGGCTATCTACACCCTAAGCTTCCTGCTGCCTTCAGCTTTCCAACACAATCCACCCACACCGACCAGTGATAAG CTGTATTTTACTGATATGCCACAGATGAACGTGTATGTGAGGAGTTATGGAGGCTGGATGCTGTCAATCACCTCCAGACTTCATGCCCATCTTCTGACCAAGGAGTTAAACAGAGTTGGCACTAATtataaccacacacaccactacGCTGTGGGCTACGACag tccTCTTAAGCTCTTAAACAGACATAATGAGGTGTGGTACGTGGCGGAGGATGAGCCCGTGTGCAGCGGAGCAACTCAGAAACCCTCCCAGAACCTGACTGCTACCGATAAAGCTAATGATGCTGCTTTTACTGCCTCTGATAAAACTTCTACGGCTACTAACACGGATCCTTCTATTGCCAGTAATGCTACTCCCACTGCTACTAGCCCTGCCACTAATCCTGATACTAGCCCTGCTACTACCACTGCTGCCCACCCTGCTACTATCACTGCTGCTAGCCGTGCTCCCACCACTGCCACCAGTGATATGACTGTTACTTCTGCTGCTTAA